The proteins below come from a single candidate division WOR-3 bacterium genomic window:
- a CDS encoding GWxTD domain-containing protein codes for MIFLLFFQIEYQAINRVHSDSVQELVLYLTIPANKLHYFAAEEDFYAQYEIQLTIFDNTVRQLTGDYWRRRAIQDNKEITDSVKIRIPKESDSFILKILDLHGGEIFHSTQKLIQVKNLANIYWSVNNDTLHLTFTVFNQQGMIDSVAATIAESRKIIPLRRGTYGDSITFDVAGLPIDDYQLKIEMYAEQGKIDESVIPIKVSRPFHLDDATWSAKVEQLRYIGTPSEIDVLNRADVSERDSLWVNFWKNFDPTPNTVYNEREIEYYERIAYSDEHFANGDQGWRSDRGRIFVTYGPPDEMQSYPYELDSFPYEIWIYYKNNLRFIFVDRYGFGQYTLVNRDGLRP; via the coding sequence ATGATCTTTCTTCTTTTCTTTCAAATCGAATATCAGGCCATCAATCGCGTCCACAGCGATTCCGTGCAGGAACTAGTGCTCTACCTGACCATACCCGCGAATAAATTGCACTATTTCGCTGCGGAGGAGGACTTCTATGCGCAATATGAGATTCAGCTCACCATTTTCGACAATACCGTCCGTCAGCTGACCGGAGATTACTGGCGTCGGCGTGCGATTCAGGACAACAAAGAAATCACGGACTCGGTGAAGATCAGGATTCCAAAAGAGAGCGACTCCTTCATTCTTAAAATTCTGGATTTGCACGGAGGCGAGATATTCCATTCCACACAGAAGCTCATACAGGTAAAAAACCTGGCGAACATCTACTGGTCAGTCAATAATGACACCCTGCACCTAACATTCACCGTTTTCAACCAGCAGGGAATGATCGACAGCGTTGCGGCAACTATTGCAGAGTCGAGAAAAATCATCCCCCTGAGAAGAGGCACTTACGGGGATTCGATCACTTTCGATGTCGCCGGGCTGCCGATCGACGATTATCAATTGAAGATAGAAATGTATGCTGAGCAGGGGAAGATCGATGAATCGGTCATTCCAATTAAGGTCTCCCGTCCCTTTCACCTGGACGACGCCACCTGGTCAGCTAAGGTAGAACAATTGCGGTACATCGGGACTCCATCCGAGATCGATGTTCTCAACAGGGCCGATGTATCAGAGAGGGATAGTCTGTGGGTCAATTTCTGGAAGAATTTTGACCCCACGCCGAATACCGTATACAACGAAAGAGAGATCGAATATTACGAAAGAATCGCGTATTCCGATGAACACTTCGCAAACGGAGATCAGGGCTGGCGCAGTGACCGGGGACGGATCTTCGTGACGTACGGTCCTCCCGATGAGATGCAATCCTACCCTTACGAACTCGACTCGTTTCCCTACGAGATATGGATTTACTACAAGAACAATCTGCGATTCATCTTTGTTGACCGATATGGATTCGGTCAATATACTCTAGTAAATAGAGACGGACTACGACCATGA
- a CDS encoding AAA family ATPase — protein sequence MTKCNYCNYSNNPDYAQFCTNCGVALKTEGSGVAESERLRLLGGELRLLTVFFVNLTGIEKLIKKDTYATTKQHVQEFLSSIEDIVEEYNGTSNRIIPDFRILGIFGAPHAHHDDALRATRCASRIRDWWLKTKQESKFFKDIDLRIGLNTGRAFFGFVLKESPFLTVIGDTINIAARITEISQHSEILMTRPTYNAVLRHIDAEHIGEQTVRGKQTKVDIYRLKKIRATPRVFEPQRMPLFGREAELNKLLDLAQKSIRHAPVYCILNGQMGIGKTRLKEEFEVQLNKSDKCSCFETNCSVDAQSPYHPFRTLLRNMLQLHELDGQDITTKRLDEIFAQQNFNRSLAKGIKHLLLTDIGRLQSDEIRMVNEEIYASVRDIIKNECRNKPLVLIFEEFGQADIMSKELTIYLMTELENEPVMFLLINAPNQHFEAMSVQLEKIDLKPLPKHDVHSLIRHILGKVDDDLADFIYREAGGNPLFTIEAIRNTRRNKIIKQTSGKWYLSKEQTLVFLDDLYGLVMSTIDSLASDPRLIVDYASVIGYRFSLRILSELLTRPDLKEHLDYLIAEGYIVLSSDGDDPVYIFRHNLLKDAAYNVLPVRKRKEIHNKVANLLEQVYSNNLSSFYEEVARHYLACDRYGRATKYFKLAGDKAKNLYAIDQALSFYEQVLDIKKKFGTELPKPVYREIMLNLIDIYEIKGDINKMEKTAREKLSEALNDNDQKNAMLFAERQAYGLILLNRVEEAEKLLTASIEKCGDQMVEILPILYADLGMLYANKYEYDQCLLNFNLSWRTARANNIKEAEILCLLNLSKLHKGLGNYEKAIDYLQHGLEILVDTEDIRKNIELQYLIANIDYEIWNIEKAKNVLSECLMTADSIGSFDAYIRSALDLARIYSLNGEPGHVTKYLKDVDKKISFLIRESLLAEINLKKALVYYNNGDCKKANDYVINSLRIAERLNQHEIEFECFELLSMIDENHNMENARRALRLAEEMKLPPLIASALYRMTMIFMEKNDIERARHHGRKALLVYDDIKSRLSDANRQHFIKKPEYTKLLEI from the coding sequence ATGACTAAGTGTAATTACTGTAATTATTCAAACAATCCGGACTATGCACAGTTCTGCACAAATTGCGGTGTAGCGTTGAAGACTGAAGGCAGCGGGGTCGCCGAATCGGAGCGCCTCAGGCTACTGGGAGGTGAGCTCAGACTGCTTACTGTCTTCTTCGTCAATCTGACCGGCATTGAGAAACTCATCAAGAAAGATACCTACGCAACGACAAAGCAACATGTTCAAGAGTTCTTGAGTAGCATTGAAGACATCGTCGAGGAATACAACGGGACATCGAACCGTATCATCCCCGACTTCCGGATACTCGGTATTTTCGGTGCACCACATGCACACCATGACGATGCTCTCAGGGCAACGCGGTGTGCAAGTCGCATAAGAGATTGGTGGTTGAAGACAAAGCAGGAATCGAAATTCTTCAAGGATATCGATCTGCGAATCGGACTGAATACTGGAAGGGCCTTCTTTGGTTTCGTCCTCAAGGAATCGCCTTTCCTTACCGTTATCGGTGACACGATCAATATCGCTGCCCGTATCACCGAAATAAGCCAGCACAGCGAAATCCTCATGACCAGGCCCACCTATAACGCGGTGCTACGGCATATCGATGCAGAGCACATCGGCGAACAAACGGTCAGAGGGAAACAAACTAAAGTTGACATCTACCGCCTGAAGAAAATCAGGGCAACACCGCGTGTCTTTGAACCCCAGAGAATGCCGTTGTTTGGCCGGGAAGCGGAGTTGAATAAACTACTCGACCTCGCTCAGAAGTCGATCCGCCATGCACCGGTCTACTGCATCCTCAACGGACAAATGGGCATTGGAAAAACAAGGCTCAAGGAAGAATTTGAAGTGCAGTTGAATAAGAGCGACAAATGCAGTTGCTTCGAAACAAACTGCTCGGTCGATGCTCAATCGCCTTATCACCCTTTCCGAACCCTTTTGAGAAATATGCTGCAGCTGCATGAACTTGATGGTCAGGATATCACAACCAAACGCCTCGACGAGATATTCGCTCAGCAGAACTTCAATCGTTCACTGGCAAAAGGCATCAAGCACTTGCTCCTTACCGATATCGGGCGGCTGCAAAGTGACGAGATACGCATGGTCAACGAAGAGATCTATGCATCAGTGCGCGATATCATCAAGAACGAATGCCGCAACAAACCACTTGTGCTCATTTTTGAGGAATTCGGTCAAGCCGACATCATGTCAAAAGAACTCACCATATATCTGATGACCGAATTAGAGAACGAACCTGTGATGTTTCTATTGATCAATGCTCCAAATCAACACTTTGAAGCCATGTCCGTGCAACTCGAGAAGATCGACCTGAAACCTCTGCCCAAACACGACGTCCATTCTTTGATCCGACACATCCTGGGTAAGGTTGATGACGACCTTGCCGACTTCATCTACCGGGAAGCTGGCGGAAACCCGCTTTTCACGATCGAGGCGATCCGCAATACACGCCGTAACAAGATCATCAAGCAAACATCGGGTAAATGGTACCTTTCAAAGGAACAGACACTTGTTTTTCTGGACGATCTATATGGGCTCGTAATGTCCACGATCGATTCCCTGGCTTCCGACCCGCGGTTGATCGTCGATTACGCCTCGGTCATCGGCTACCGCTTCAGCCTCCGTATTCTGAGCGAACTACTCACCAGACCTGACCTGAAAGAACATCTCGATTATCTGATAGCAGAGGGGTACATCGTGCTGTCGTCGGACGGTGATGATCCGGTGTACATCTTCCGCCACAACCTGCTCAAAGATGCTGCTTACAACGTCCTGCCGGTGAGAAAGCGTAAGGAGATCCACAACAAAGTGGCCAATCTGCTTGAGCAAGTCTATTCTAACAATCTTTCATCTTTCTACGAGGAGGTAGCACGCCACTATCTTGCGTGTGACCGGTACGGACGGGCCACTAAGTATTTCAAGCTCGCAGGCGACAAAGCCAAGAATCTGTACGCAATCGACCAGGCTCTTTCATTCTACGAACAGGTGCTTGATATCAAAAAGAAATTCGGCACCGAATTACCCAAACCCGTTTACCGTGAGATAATGCTCAACTTGATAGACATATACGAGATAAAGGGCGATATCAACAAGATGGAAAAAACTGCGAGGGAGAAACTGTCCGAAGCGTTGAATGATAATGATCAGAAAAACGCCATGTTATTCGCCGAACGTCAGGCATACGGGCTCATCCTGCTCAATAGAGTTGAAGAAGCGGAAAAACTGCTCACCGCGAGCATTGAGAAGTGCGGCGACCAAATGGTGGAAATACTGCCGATACTCTATGCTGATCTGGGGATGTTATATGCCAACAAGTATGAGTACGATCAATGTCTGCTTAACTTCAATCTCAGTTGGCGCACCGCCCGTGCAAATAACATCAAAGAAGCTGAGATACTTTGCCTTCTCAATCTCTCAAAACTGCACAAGGGATTGGGTAATTACGAAAAGGCCATCGATTATCTACAACACGGCCTGGAAATTCTCGTCGACACCGAAGACATCAGAAAAAACATCGAACTTCAGTATCTGATTGCCAATATCGACTATGAAATATGGAACATCGAAAAAGCAAAAAACGTGCTAAGCGAGTGTCTCATGACAGCGGATTCGATTGGCAGCTTCGATGCATATATCAGATCCGCGCTCGATCTGGCGCGCATCTACTCACTCAACGGTGAACCGGGGCACGTCACAAAGTACTTGAAAGATGTCGATAAAAAGATATCCTTCCTTATCCGTGAGAGCTTGCTTGCCGAGATCAATCTCAAGAAAGCGCTGGTCTATTATAATAATGGAGATTGTAAGAAGGCTAATGACTACGTGATTAACAGCCTGCGCATCGCGGAGCGGTTGAATCAACATGAAATCGAGTTTGAATGCTTCGAATTGCTTTCGATGATCGACGAGAACCATAACATGGAAAATGCAAGGAGAGCTTTGCGCCTCGCCGAGGAGATGAAATTGCCACCCCTGATTGCCTCTGCACTGTACCGCATGACAATGATCTTTATGGAGAAGAACGACATCGAGCGTGCCCGGCACCATGGAAGAAAAGCGCTGCTTGTTTACGATGACATTAAATCGAGGCTGAGCGACGCAAATCGGCAACATTTCATCAAGAAACCGGAATATACAAAATTGCTGGAGATATGA
- a CDS encoding GWxTD domain-containing protein, translated as MIELLFFLLSAGDIEFFADPVVYKISIEVEDTTAHVLSTEDIYYAEFNCEIPYGELYYQSAENIIFASAIIPFKIANLDRPDSLVDTLYRQFTIPSFSYAAKERVSFLVQFGAYLNEGRYRYSVEMLSGEKSGMVTNVLEITGDDYHMSDIMLSSEITVDTLGDYLRKGDLRIIPRPSHTFDDRFQNLCFYYELYDVIPDTDTLSAIYTITDDNNREIRKISRTIEKIFPAQAVNCGLSIQGIEAGDYRLVVTIQDKEATTIVQKRVPFSISKIQRQEVSYEGMPYYEEIEYFLDSRDYKEFLKLPKEGKKAFLDRFWRNQDYYAIVERFEYVEEHYRHGNTPGRKTDRGRIYIKYGVPEDIERPLPMERQESRPYEHWQYPNGEQFIFVDLRGANNYVLVWTNALDESTQPTLYKYLPPEQQELIH; from the coding sequence ATGATCGAACTTCTTTTCTTTCTATTATCAGCCGGAGACATTGAGTTCTTCGCTGATCCTGTTGTCTACAAAATAAGCATTGAGGTAGAGGATACTACAGCTCATGTCTTATCGACTGAAGACATATACTACGCTGAATTCAACTGCGAAATACCTTATGGCGAGTTGTATTATCAATCTGCAGAAAACATTATTTTCGCATCCGCCATAATCCCGTTCAAGATTGCCAATCTTGACCGTCCGGATTCGCTGGTTGACACATTGTATCGGCAGTTCACGATACCTTCCTTTTCATACGCGGCCAAGGAACGGGTTTCATTTCTCGTTCAATTCGGCGCTTATCTCAACGAAGGCAGATACAGGTACAGTGTCGAGATGCTGTCCGGCGAAAAAAGTGGTATGGTCACGAACGTGCTCGAAATAACTGGGGATGACTACCACATGAGTGACATTATGCTCTCAAGTGAGATCACGGTTGATACTCTCGGTGACTACCTGAGAAAAGGTGACCTCAGAATAATACCTCGACCTTCTCACACATTCGACGATCGCTTCCAGAACCTGTGCTTTTACTATGAACTGTATGATGTTATCCCGGACACGGATACCCTGTCCGCCATATATACGATAACCGACGACAACAACAGAGAAATACGTAAAATATCGAGAACGATCGAGAAGATATTCCCGGCTCAAGCCGTCAACTGCGGGCTGAGCATACAAGGCATCGAAGCCGGCGATTACAGACTCGTTGTTACCATTCAAGATAAAGAAGCCACAACGATCGTCCAGAAGAGAGTTCCTTTCAGCATATCCAAGATACAGCGGCAGGAAGTAAGTTATGAAGGCATGCCTTATTATGAAGAAATCGAATACTTTCTCGACTCCCGGGACTACAAAGAATTCCTCAAATTGCCAAAAGAAGGCAAAAAGGCCTTCCTGGACAGATTCTGGCGAAATCAAGACTACTACGCAATCGTAGAGAGATTCGAGTATGTCGAAGAACATTATCGTCATGGTAATACACCGGGACGTAAAACTGACCGCGGAAGAATCTATATAAAATATGGTGTGCCGGAAGATATCGAACGGCCGTTACCCATGGAGCGCCAGGAATCGAGGCCATACGAGCACTGGCAATACCCAAACGGTGAACAATTCATATTCGTAGACTTACGAGGCGCAAACAACTACGTTCTGGTCTGGACAAATGCACTCGATGAGAGCACCCAGCCGACTCTATATAAGTATCTGCCGCCCGAGCAACAGGAACTCATACACTAA
- the lon gene encoding endopeptidase La encodes MTDTLIKIPNELGIIPIKGGVIFPDQVVPLIIHTQKLAKLIDEILTTNKLAGALTQRNPDIEEPEPDEVFDVGCVIQITKMLRFPDGTIRLLIKGLSRFKVAKFTQNEPYLKAKIETIRPAYRKTVALEAMMRNVITMFQHLVSLAPYLPDEYAAVVLNMDNADSLVDFVSSTINFDYNEKQALLEITEPKERFSRLIPMLQKEISILELGAKIRSDVKSELDKGQREFYLREQLKAIQKELGETDEHAREIEELRTKIINAKMPEQTNMVALKELDRLAKMPPQAAEYTVSRTYIDWLISLPWALSTQDNLNVQRAQKILDEDHYDLEKVKTRILEYLAVKKLKPDSKGTILCFVGPPGVGKTSLGKSIARALGRKFTRISLGGIRDEAEIRGHRRTYVGALPGRIIQSIKNCATNNPVFMLDEIDKVGTDFRGDPSSALLEVLDPEQNNAFSDHYLEVPFDLSQVMFIATGNVVDPIIPALKDRMEIIELPGYILEEKVEIAKKFLMPRQIRETGLKPVNISFDDEAIKRIISNYTKEAGVRNLERLIGSICRKAAKRFAEGKKNKIKITAKSLSRLLGPQKVISEVAARAGQIGVATGLAWTPYGGEILFIESIRTRGKKGLILTGLLGDVMKESCQAALSYLKTKISKWDIPESEFESHELHVHIPSGAIPKDGPSAGLAVVMSLASLFRHEPIDPKIAFSGEITLSGRVLPVGGIKEKVIAAKRAGIETIMLPRDNQNDLQEIPQHVRKGLSFLFASKIDQALNRIFHNNKQGARK; translated from the coding sequence ATGACTGACACGTTGATAAAAATACCGAATGAATTGGGGATCATTCCAATAAAGGGTGGTGTAATCTTCCCCGATCAGGTAGTGCCCCTCATCATTCACACGCAAAAACTTGCCAAGCTTATCGATGAGATCCTGACGACAAATAAATTGGCGGGTGCACTTACGCAGCGAAATCCTGATATTGAAGAGCCTGAGCCGGATGAAGTATTTGACGTGGGCTGCGTGATCCAGATCACAAAAATGCTCCGTTTCCCCGATGGTACCATCCGACTGCTCATAAAAGGTCTCAGCCGGTTCAAAGTCGCTAAGTTCACCCAAAATGAACCGTACCTTAAGGCAAAGATCGAAACCATCAGACCGGCCTACAGAAAAACAGTGGCGCTCGAGGCCATGATGCGTAATGTCATAACGATGTTCCAACATCTCGTATCCCTTGCACCCTATCTGCCTGACGAATACGCCGCAGTTGTCCTTAATATGGACAACGCAGACAGCCTCGTTGATTTTGTCAGCAGCACAATCAATTTTGACTACAACGAGAAACAGGCTCTACTTGAGATCACGGAGCCGAAAGAACGGTTCTCCAGACTCATACCGATGTTGCAGAAGGAAATAAGTATTCTTGAACTGGGCGCCAAAATACGCTCCGATGTAAAGAGTGAACTCGACAAAGGTCAGCGCGAATTCTACCTGCGTGAACAGCTGAAAGCGATTCAAAAAGAACTCGGCGAGACGGACGAGCACGCACGCGAAATCGAGGAATTGAGAACCAAGATAATCAATGCAAAAATGCCTGAGCAAACCAATATGGTGGCGTTAAAAGAACTCGACCGGCTGGCAAAGATGCCTCCTCAGGCTGCAGAATATACGGTTTCACGCACATATATCGACTGGCTGATATCGCTTCCATGGGCACTGTCCACGCAAGATAATCTGAACGTGCAGAGGGCACAGAAAATTCTCGATGAGGACCACTATGACCTGGAGAAGGTAAAAACGAGAATACTCGAGTACCTGGCAGTGAAGAAACTAAAGCCGGATTCAAAAGGAACCATTCTCTGCTTTGTTGGCCCGCCCGGAGTGGGTAAAACATCACTCGGAAAATCAATCGCCCGCGCCCTCGGCAGAAAGTTCACCCGTATCTCCCTGGGTGGCATTCGTGACGAGGCAGAAATAAGAGGACATAGACGAACCTACGTTGGCGCGTTACCCGGTAGAATCATTCAGTCGATCAAGAACTGTGCCACAAATAATCCTGTTTTCATGCTTGATGAAATCGACAAAGTAGGTACCGATTTCCGCGGCGACCCTTCCTCGGCACTGCTTGAGGTACTCGATCCCGAACAGAACAACGCTTTTTCCGACCACTATCTTGAGGTGCCATTTGATCTCTCACAAGTGATGTTCATCGCTACCGGCAACGTTGTCGATCCGATTATCCCGGCCTTGAAGGACCGCATGGAAATAATCGAATTACCGGGCTACATCCTCGAGGAGAAAGTCGAAATCGCAAAAAAATTTCTGATGCCGCGTCAGATCCGCGAAACAGGACTGAAGCCCGTAAACATATCATTCGACGATGAGGCAATAAAACGTATCATCAGCAATTACACAAAAGAAGCAGGAGTCCGCAACCTCGAACGCCTGATCGGGTCGATCTGCCGCAAGGCGGCAAAGCGTTTTGCCGAGGGCAAGAAAAACAAGATCAAGATCACCGCCAAGAGTCTCTCCAGATTGCTCGGACCCCAGAAGGTTATTTCTGAAGTCGCTGCCCGCGCGGGGCAGATCGGCGTCGCCACGGGCCTCGCCTGGACTCCATATGGCGGCGAGATCCTCTTCATTGAATCGATCAGGACAAGAGGGAAAAAAGGACTGATACTTACCGGATTGCTGGGCGATGTGATGAAGGAATCGTGTCAGGCAGCACTTTCTTATCTAAAGACAAAAATATCCAAATGGGATATCCCCGAGAGTGAATTCGAAAGCCACGAATTGCATGTTCATATCCCTTCGGGAGCAATCCCAAAAGATGGTCCCTCGGCCGGGCTAGCCGTCGTAATGTCACTCGCGTCCCTGTTCAGGCATGAACCAATCGATCCAAAAATCGCTTTTTCCGGAGAAATAACCCTTTCCGGACGGGTCCTTCCCGTCGGCGGCATCAAGGAAAAAGTCATCGCAGCGAAGCGGGCGGGAATCGAGACCATAATGTTACCCAGGGACAATCAGAATGATCTACAGGAAATCCCCCAGCACGTACGAAAGGGACTTTCTTTCTTATTTGCATCCAAGATTGATCAAGCTTTGAATCGAATTTTTCACAACAATAAACAAGGAGCGCGGAAATGA
- a CDS encoding Hsp20/alpha crystallin family protein, which yields MKHPTSKRDHAADIRFVTDSSADYEENGSFSELINWQPSYNLYTTDDSIIVHLELTGVSLRDVVIFLRSRYMHIAGNRTAPPPIIEEHCIFHNLEIPYGRFTRRIDFPMPVETRGYKYEMKNGILTLQFKVVEKKIIPVEGE from the coding sequence ATGAAGCATCCCACATCCAAGAGAGATCATGCTGCGGACATCAGATTCGTTACCGACAGTAGCGCTGATTACGAAGAAAACGGGTCTTTTTCAGAACTGATCAACTGGCAGCCGTCATACAATCTCTACACCACAGATGACAGTATTATCGTGCACCTCGAACTCACCGGGGTAAGCCTTCGGGACGTCGTAATCTTCTTGCGAAGCCGATATATGCATATCGCTGGCAACAGGACAGCACCTCCGCCGATCATCGAAGAGCACTGCATATTTCATAATTTGGAGATCCCCTATGGCCGTTTCACCCGTCGGATAGACTTCCCGATGCCTGTTGAGACTCGCGGATATAAGTATGAAATGAAGAATGGCATCCTGACATTACAATTCAAAGTCGTAGAGAAAAAAATCATTCCTGTGGAAGGAGAGTAA
- a CDS encoding HEAT repeat domain-containing protein, producing the protein MEEHVLALYNDLLKLLRMGIYLARTYPHGHPSMKHTTQRIRELFDEIRIEKRVVSIVVIESVLRIEDARFDSTKMSIVKYLIARFQQLGVKSITFNTEVSESDLYEFFTVMALQPSDIEDYGDVTAVMQTRHITGIKVNIYRVGVVSSDLEARELDWENFLESIITAEVPKTEEERLKELGNFLGVLGVTADDTIEAQSDKILAGLEKLALMVADRYGEERWNEYSLVFSRLLAILSPSVKKNIVRYRSENAKLAEMFRKLVPTMDDEDIVDIVMTIAKKKGGNTEQEIVDILQNVSGNKLPGILTTLGNRAPDYYTSEFVDRLMKRVKAGKSPEAATKYAIKNLEMEMKSHFPSLRGESPEERVSAVDALVEFADRLFDAGSIELVCLMANRLDAMAEAESDLNTFAKAIDAMKILYIKARDKNNTEVMEFIAKKFAKYLMRKDTIFLERKRFVIKAIGETRDPTYIPELLSSLWAAGTYGEARESLIALADQSAPLLVQTLRETDDYSVRMKILDILKRMSDKAIPETLNLLKAEEWYARRNGIFILGELKADSTVDEIGALIREDIEQIQLEVVASLGKIGGSQSKEYLKKALNSKYPQVILEAMKCLDADDFKSRLPQVLQWLKRNTRIPNDINEHFRVNVIQALARSKEESVVNALIGIVKERALFKGNMLLPTKAAALNALANIGTTKAMQTLQKAANSRNRYIAITAQDVLQRMTSESEEVES; encoded by the coding sequence ATGGAAGAGCACGTTTTAGCATTATATAATGATTTGCTCAAACTTCTGAGGATGGGGATATACCTCGCCCGGACCTATCCGCACGGTCATCCGTCGATGAAGCACACGACGCAGCGCATTCGTGAACTCTTCGATGAAATCCGGATTGAGAAAAGAGTCGTTTCCATCGTCGTAATCGAAAGTGTTTTGAGGATCGAAGATGCGAGATTCGATTCAACGAAAATGTCGATAGTGAAATACCTCATAGCCCGATTTCAACAGCTGGGTGTTAAAAGCATAACATTCAACACCGAGGTATCGGAGAGCGATCTCTATGAGTTCTTTACGGTGATGGCACTGCAACCATCAGACATCGAGGATTATGGCGACGTCACCGCAGTAATGCAGACACGACACATCACCGGGATCAAAGTCAATATCTACCGCGTCGGCGTTGTTTCTTCTGATCTGGAGGCGAGGGAACTCGACTGGGAGAACTTCCTCGAATCCATAATCACTGCAGAGGTGCCCAAAACAGAAGAAGAACGTTTAAAGGAATTGGGCAATTTCCTCGGCGTGCTTGGTGTGACTGCCGATGATACGATAGAAGCCCAATCCGACAAAATCCTTGCCGGACTCGAGAAGCTTGCCCTCATGGTTGCCGACCGCTACGGCGAAGAGAGATGGAATGAATATTCACTGGTCTTTTCAAGACTATTAGCAATACTCTCTCCTTCGGTCAAGAAGAACATTGTCAGATATCGCAGCGAAAACGCGAAACTGGCAGAAATGTTCCGCAAACTTGTCCCGACAATGGATGATGAAGACATAGTTGACATCGTGATGACGATCGCCAAGAAAAAGGGCGGCAACACGGAACAAGAGATCGTCGACATACTACAGAACGTGTCCGGTAACAAACTACCCGGCATTCTGACGACGCTCGGAAACCGTGCACCCGATTATTACACGAGCGAATTTGTCGATCGGTTGATGAAACGGGTAAAAGCAGGGAAAAGTCCCGAAGCAGCAACCAAGTATGCGATCAAAAACCTTGAGATGGAGATGAAAAGCCACTTTCCATCCCTGCGTGGTGAATCTCCTGAAGAACGCGTCAGTGCCGTTGACGCCCTCGTTGAATTCGCCGACCGTCTGTTCGACGCTGGCAGTATCGAACTAGTATGTCTCATGGCAAACCGGCTTGACGCGATGGCAGAAGCGGAATCGGACCTCAACACTTTTGCCAAGGCGATCGACGCGATGAAAATTCTCTATATCAAAGCGCGCGATAAGAACAATACCGAAGTGATGGAATTCATCGCCAAGAAATTTGCCAAGTACCTGATGCGTAAAGATACGATATTTCTGGAGCGTAAACGCTTTGTCATAAAAGCAATTGGTGAAACAAGAGACCCCACCTACATACCCGAATTATTGTCTTCATTGTGGGCAGCCGGCACTTATGGCGAGGCAAGGGAATCGTTGATTGCGCTGGCCGACCAATCCGCGCCACTGTTGGTGCAAACGCTCAGGGAGACCGACGACTACTCGGTCAGGATGAAAATTCTGGATATCCTTAAGCGAATGAGCGACAAAGCTATTCCTGAAACCCTAAACCTGCTTAAGGCCGAGGAGTGGTACGCGCGCCGTAATGGCATCTTCATCCTGGGCGAGCTCAAAGCAGATTCAACGGTGGACGAGATCGGTGCGTTGATCAGAGAGGACATCGAACAGATACAGCTCGAAGTGGTGGCAAGTCTGGGCAAAATTGGCGGTTCACAGTCAAAGGAGTATCTCAAGAAAGCGCTCAACAGCAAATATCCGCAGGTCATCCTCGAAGCAATGAAATGTCTCGACGCGGATGATTTCAAAAGCAGGCTGCCTCAAGTTCTTCAATGGCTTAAAAGGAACACAAGAATACCCAACGATATCAATGAGCACTTCCGTGTTAATGTAATCCAGGCTCTTGCTAGGAGCAAAGAAGAATCAGTAGTCAACGCACTGATTGGCATTGTCAAAGAACGCGCATTGTTCAAAGGTAATATGCTACTTCCTACCAAGGCAGCCGCGCTCAATGCGCTTGCGAATATTGGCACGACAAAAGCCATGCAGACACTGCAGAAAGCGGCAAATAGCCGAAATCGGTATATTGCCATTACAGCCCAAGACGTTCTCCAGCGCATGACATCCGAATCCGAGGAAGTCGAGAGCTAG